The following are encoded in a window of Brevibacillus sp. DP1.3A genomic DNA:
- a CDS encoding response regulator: MYKVLLVEDERMIREGLKTLIEKGASGFAVMAEAENGKDALQYMRTEIPDLIVTDIRMREVDGLALIGKIREMYEELPIVIISGYGDFHYAQKALKYKVSDYLLKPIDRLELVSTLAKIRQALDRKKKVREEENSVDGSHREERQIIRKVKAFIHDHLDGDLRLQTLAESVHLNPIYLSQLFKTETGENVSDYITQVRMNRAKRLLHETSLKVYDIARLVGYQSAKHFMLVFKKEVGMTPGSYRDLVGSEDL; this comes from the coding sequence ATGTACAAAGTATTGCTTGTGGAAGATGAACGAATGATTCGGGAAGGCTTGAAAACGTTAATTGAAAAAGGAGCATCTGGTTTTGCTGTCATGGCAGAAGCGGAAAATGGAAAGGATGCCCTGCAGTATATGCGCACGGAAATACCTGATTTGATTGTGACAGATATCCGCATGCGGGAAGTCGACGGCTTGGCGCTCATCGGGAAAATTCGGGAGATGTACGAGGAGCTGCCCATCGTGATTATTAGTGGCTATGGTGATTTTCACTATGCACAGAAAGCGTTGAAGTACAAAGTCTCCGACTATCTTTTGAAGCCCATTGATCGATTAGAGCTGGTGAGCACGCTCGCAAAAATCAGGCAAGCGCTGGATCGCAAAAAGAAAGTCAGGGAAGAAGAAAACAGCGTCGACGGCAGCCATAGAGAAGAAAGACAAATCATTCGCAAGGTAAAAGCATTCATTCATGATCATTTGGACGGCGATTTGAGACTCCAGACGCTGGCGGAGTCTGTTCATTTGAATCCGATTTATTTGAGTCAATTGTTCAAGACCGAGACGGGGGAAAATGTCTCCGACTACATCACCCAGGTGAGGATGAACCGCGCCAAGCGGCTTTTACACGAGACGAGCCTAAAGGTGTATGATATTGCCCGCTTAGTAGGGTATCAGAGCGCGAAGCATTTCATGCTGGTATTTAAAAAGGAAGTCGGGATGACACCCGGGAGCTACCGAGATCTCGTAGGCAGTGAAGATCTTTAA
- a CDS encoding GNAT family N-acetyltransferase, protein MKSALCYREGIEFSEEELRQLSQLLVDVVEDGASLGFLPPMQLEEARVYWTSVPNEHVKIWVAVQEDVIVGAIQLHLVSRPNGLHRAEIAKLMVHPRAQRQGIGRGLMLLAEARALAENRSLLVLDTRAGDPSNQLYQSMGYQEAGRIPGFARAADGSLHDTVLYFKTLE, encoded by the coding sequence ATGAAGTCAGCGCTTTGTTATCGGGAAGGAATCGAGTTTTCAGAGGAAGAACTGCGTCAGCTGTCCCAGTTGCTGGTCGATGTCGTGGAGGATGGGGCTTCCCTTGGTTTTTTACCACCTATGCAGCTGGAAGAAGCACGCGTCTATTGGACTTCGGTGCCCAATGAACATGTGAAAATTTGGGTAGCTGTACAGGAAGATGTCATCGTCGGAGCCATCCAGTTGCATCTGGTGAGTCGTCCAAATGGATTGCATCGGGCAGAAATCGCCAAGCTGATGGTTCATCCTAGAGCGCAGCGTCAAGGCATTGGGCGTGGACTGATGCTGTTGGCGGAGGCAAGGGCCCTTGCTGAAAACCGCAGCCTCCTCGTTTTGGATACACGAGCGGGCGATCCGTCCAATCAGTTGTATCAGTCGATGGGCTATCAAGAAGCAGGGCGCATTCCGGGGTTTGCCCGAGCGGCTGATGGCAGCTTGCATGATACCGTCCTTTACTTTAAAACATTGGAATAG
- a CDS encoding carbohydrate ABC transporter permease, which produces MKSNRHGLQAGKLLGIGGHYVALGAISLLMLVPFLWMLSTSLKEPAKIFVFPPEFIPSSIRLENYTEVLANTPFHLFYWNSLYIAILVTVGTVLFSSIAGYAFARIPFRGRNIVFLVLLSTMMIPHEVTSIPMFLFMRMLGFINTHVPLIVLPIFGAGGIFGVFVMRQFFLGIPKELEEAAMIDGCSRWRIYWSIMLPLAKPAIATLTIFTFLTSWNEFYDPLIFINDRELMTLPLALSLFTDEVGTAWHHLMSASVMATLPLLIVFFFAQKQFIEGVSMTGLKD; this is translated from the coding sequence ATGAAGAGTAATCGCCACGGATTACAAGCGGGCAAGTTATTGGGGATTGGCGGTCACTATGTAGCGTTAGGAGCGATCTCCCTACTGATGCTGGTGCCTTTTTTGTGGATGCTTTCTACATCGTTAAAAGAGCCGGCCAAAATATTCGTCTTTCCGCCAGAGTTTATCCCTTCGTCGATCCGCTTGGAGAACTACACGGAGGTTTTGGCGAATACGCCGTTTCATTTGTTCTATTGGAACAGCCTGTACATTGCGATTTTGGTTACGGTTGGAACGGTTTTATTTTCATCGATTGCAGGCTATGCGTTTGCCCGAATTCCGTTTCGTGGACGCAATATCGTCTTTCTAGTGCTGCTGTCAACGATGATGATCCCGCATGAAGTGACGTCGATTCCGATGTTTTTGTTCATGCGCATGCTTGGGTTTATTAATACGCATGTGCCGTTGATTGTGCTTCCCATTTTTGGGGCAGGCGGAATTTTTGGAGTGTTCGTCATGCGCCAGTTTTTCCTCGGGATTCCGAAAGAACTGGAGGAAGCGGCGATGATTGATGGCTGCTCGCGTTGGCGGATTTACTGGAGCATCATGCTACCACTAGCGAAGCCAGCCATCGCGACGCTGACGATTTTTACGTTTTTGACGAGCTGGAACGAGTTTTACGATCCGCTCATTTTCATCAACGACAGAGAGCTGATGACGCTGCCGCTCGCTTTGTCCTTGTTTACCGATGAAGTAGGGACAGCTTGGCATCATCTGATGAGTGCGTCCGTTATGGCGACCTTGCCGCTTTTGATCGTGTTCTTTTTCGCCCAAAAGCAGTTTATCGAGGGTGTATCGATGACGGGCCTTAAAGATTAA
- a CDS encoding MraY family glycosyltransferase, whose translation MVTITYALSFLLSFCIVMVLIPPLAKLAFRLDFVDKPRKDVERKIHREPIPLTASYAIFVGFAASFLLFSKESTGQTIAVLSGSLLLLIIGTIDDWYKTQGKDFSALPKLIVQVSAAVIVYLSGITFSGFYNPLSGEYILLPEWLQFILTILWIFGVTTVINFSDGMDGLAGGLSAISAGTLFVVALVKGQSTSAIMAISLVGVALAYLRYNKPPAKIFMGDAGATFLGFILAVIALDGAFKQATVLSLFIPILALGVPIFDNLFVVTKRFLQGKPIYQADASQVHYRLLRSGLNPKQVVTFLCLISVCFSLTSIILLLLGV comes from the coding sequence ATGGTCACGATAACGTACGCTCTTTCGTTTTTACTGTCGTTTTGTATCGTTATGGTGCTGATTCCGCCTCTGGCTAAATTGGCATTTCGCCTTGATTTTGTGGACAAGCCACGTAAAGACGTGGAAAGAAAAATTCACCGGGAGCCTATCCCATTGACAGCTAGCTACGCTATTTTTGTCGGCTTTGCTGCATCGTTTTTGCTCTTCTCGAAAGAATCGACCGGGCAAACGATCGCTGTTCTGTCAGGCTCACTACTGCTGCTTATTATTGGTACCATTGATGACTGGTACAAGACGCAAGGCAAGGATTTTTCCGCCCTGCCCAAGCTGATCGTCCAAGTATCAGCCGCCGTGATTGTCTACTTGTCGGGTATTACTTTTTCCGGCTTTTACAATCCATTGAGTGGCGAATACATATTGCTCCCGGAATGGTTGCAGTTCATCCTGACCATCCTGTGGATTTTCGGAGTAACGACGGTCATCAATTTTTCGGATGGCATGGATGGCTTGGCTGGAGGGCTTTCTGCGATCTCCGCAGGCACGCTCTTCGTAGTCGCTTTGGTAAAAGGACAAAGCACTTCTGCGATTATGGCGATCAGTCTGGTCGGTGTTGCCTTGGCTTATCTGCGGTACAACAAGCCGCCGGCCAAAATTTTCATGGGAGATGCAGGCGCGACCTTCCTCGGCTTTATCTTGGCGGTTATCGCGTTGGATGGTGCCTTTAAGCAAGCAACTGTTCTCTCCTTGTTCATTCCGATTTTAGCTCTCGGTGTGCCGATTTTCGATAATCTGTTTGTCGTGACTAAACGCTTCCTGCAAGGAAAGCCGATCTACCAAGCAGATGCCAGCCAGGTTCATTATCGCCTGCTGCGTTCTGGACTCAATCCAAAGCAGGTCGTCACCTTCCTGTGCTTGATCAGTGTTTGCTTTAGTCTGACGTCCATTATCCTGCTCCTGCTCGGAGTATAG
- a CDS encoding sensor histidine kinase translates to MKRKVSTFFLQGTLRVKILTLFLCLIAIPLSLQGIITYNKFSASTELRTAEYTGQIVGQINRNLERNIREMKRLSLMPLYDPEVLSILKGIQTNTSATSFLSMEKREKMTLYISSLSYSRPEVKGIQIIAGNGMIFSNLDPSVMKSKGDLAEEGWYSRVIKEQGAAVIIPQHRPGYYLDASGERYVSVARLLREPYTKVPLGIIKIDMKMDMFDQILSDMPFTQDGSLIIVNEGNELFYEKRESEGSPGYRTLLQETNGINRGNANQMMIQGQRYLFVDHQSRETGLVVISLIPLDILLAESNSLRSFTMLIAAMFLLVAGGLAIYFSYSLSKPLVQLKEKMLQVKRGNFHERVPVDSQDEIGKLSEQFNQMVEEINRLVNEVYLSSLREREAELAALQSQINPHFIYNTLESINMMAIRSGNYDVSDMVSSLGKLMRYTVVREDGHVTLRQELVSLESYVRIQKIRLGERLQVYMDVEESLSDQRIPKLLLQPLLENAIAHGIERQEQGGTIWLTALCQEGVMQISVRDNGKGMSEQSLSRLLASLRTPMQQHEMTGNAHNGTALRNISQRLTLLFGEEYGLTIVSRPDQGTEITMKIPLDFQKGEIRDVQSIACGR, encoded by the coding sequence ATGAAAAGGAAAGTCTCGACGTTTTTTTTGCAAGGAACACTGCGGGTGAAGATTCTCACGCTTTTTCTCTGTTTGATTGCAATCCCGCTAAGTTTGCAGGGAATCATCACGTATAACAAGTTTTCGGCTTCAACGGAATTGAGGACGGCTGAATACACGGGGCAGATTGTGGGTCAGATCAATCGCAACCTGGAGCGCAATATTCGGGAGATGAAGCGCTTATCACTCATGCCGCTCTACGATCCAGAAGTCCTGTCCATTTTAAAAGGAATTCAGACAAATACGTCGGCTACTTCTTTTCTCTCCATGGAAAAAAGGGAGAAGATGACGCTGTATATATCCAGTCTTTCCTATAGCCGACCGGAAGTAAAAGGCATTCAAATCATCGCGGGGAATGGCATGATTTTTTCCAATCTGGACCCTTCCGTCATGAAGAGCAAGGGAGATTTGGCAGAAGAGGGATGGTATTCGCGCGTGATCAAGGAACAGGGGGCAGCCGTCATTATTCCACAGCATCGGCCCGGCTATTATTTGGATGCCTCTGGTGAGCGCTATGTGTCAGTAGCTCGATTATTGCGAGAGCCATATACGAAAGTACCGCTCGGAATCATTAAAATCGATATGAAAATGGACATGTTTGACCAGATCTTGTCCGATATGCCTTTTACCCAGGATGGGAGCTTGATCATCGTAAATGAGGGAAACGAGCTGTTTTATGAAAAGAGGGAGAGCGAAGGCTCACCGGGCTATCGTACTTTGCTGCAAGAAACTAACGGGATCAATCGTGGAAATGCGAATCAGATGATGATTCAGGGTCAGCGATATCTCTTCGTGGATCATCAATCGAGAGAGACGGGGCTTGTGGTGATCAGTCTGATTCCGCTCGATATCCTGCTCGCAGAATCCAATAGCTTGCGCAGTTTTACGATGCTGATTGCGGCGATGTTTTTACTCGTCGCTGGCGGGCTCGCGATTTATTTTTCCTATTCACTCAGCAAGCCGCTCGTTCAATTGAAAGAAAAAATGCTGCAAGTAAAGCGAGGTAACTTCCATGAACGAGTTCCTGTCGATTCCCAAGACGAGATCGGGAAGCTGAGCGAGCAATTTAATCAGATGGTCGAGGAAATCAACCGCCTTGTCAATGAGGTGTATCTCAGCAGCTTGCGTGAGCGGGAGGCGGAGCTGGCGGCCTTGCAGAGCCAGATCAATCCGCATTTTATTTACAACACACTCGAATCGATCAATATGATGGCGATCCGCTCGGGCAATTACGATGTGTCTGACATGGTTTCTTCGCTCGGAAAACTCATGCGCTATACGGTCGTTCGAGAGGATGGGCACGTTACGCTTAGGCAAGAGCTCGTATCGTTAGAATCCTACGTCCGTATCCAAAAGATTCGTCTGGGCGAGCGCCTTCAGGTGTATATGGACGTGGAAGAGAGCCTGTCGGATCAGCGTATTCCGAAGCTGCTGCTACAGCCGTTGCTTGAAAATGCAATTGCACACGGGATCGAGCGTCAGGAACAGGGAGGGACGATATGGCTCACGGCGCTTTGTCAGGAGGGTGTAATGCAAATCAGCGTGAGGGACAATGGCAAGGGAATGTCTGAGCAATCATTGAGTCGTCTGCTCGCAAGTCTGCGTACGCCTATGCAGCAGCATGAGATGACAGGAAACGCACACAATGGGACAGCATTGCGAAACATTTCCCAGCGGCTGACTTTATTGTTCGGGGAAGAGTACGGGCTGACGATTGTGAGCAGACCGGATCAAGGCACGGAAATTACGATGAAGATTCCGCTCGATTTTCAGAAGGGAGAAATACGCGATGTACAAAGTATTGCTTGTGGAAGATGA
- a CDS encoding sugar ABC transporter substrate-binding protein yields MKKAILLALSTALTAFTFGCSNTVTTPGDSPAGKKEAVELTFLTWGNQAHLDLYTKLSEKFTQQNPTIKVKLESVPFPDYQQKVTVLAAGQELPDIGWVSERMVPQFMENGILEDVSDVKNDAAFKLDDFIPSTLELFRKDDKLYGLPFSTPPTVMFYNKELFEKAGLKSPNDLAKEGKWTWEEFEKSAQAISSGTGASKIYGANFFRDWKTWIILSSYSWSNGSGPFNKEMNQFTWNDQYGVETLSMLQRMMFTDGSHPKAGEQVSFESGKIGMFFDVYSYVSKARTIKDFKWDIAPMPAGSKGSAPMLGQAGYSIFKGTKHLEETKLFLKFLASEQGVQETSTYFVPPRLSVLNSDPFLNVPGNPDPAHIKQAVIDEMPKAHLQPGHVDWQKIDTTILAGFDQLFGQTAQPADIVKSLEKKVNPILKK; encoded by the coding sequence ATGAAAAAGGCAATCCTGTTGGCATTGTCTACTGCTTTGACAGCGTTTACATTTGGGTGCAGCAACACCGTGACGACTCCCGGTGACTCCCCAGCGGGCAAGAAAGAAGCAGTCGAGCTTACGTTTTTGACATGGGGCAACCAAGCCCACCTAGACCTGTATACGAAGCTCTCTGAAAAATTCACGCAACAAAACCCGACCATCAAGGTGAAGCTGGAATCTGTGCCATTCCCCGATTACCAGCAAAAGGTGACGGTGCTCGCTGCTGGTCAGGAGCTGCCTGACATCGGTTGGGTGTCTGAGCGAATGGTGCCGCAGTTTATGGAGAATGGAATATTGGAAGATGTCTCGGATGTAAAGAACGATGCTGCTTTTAAGCTGGACGACTTTATTCCGTCGACGCTTGAGCTGTTCCGAAAAGACGACAAACTGTACGGACTGCCGTTTTCTACCCCACCTACCGTGATGTTTTACAACAAAGAATTGTTTGAGAAGGCAGGCTTGAAATCGCCGAACGACCTAGCGAAAGAAGGAAAATGGACGTGGGAGGAATTCGAAAAGTCGGCTCAGGCGATCTCGAGCGGAACCGGGGCGAGCAAAATCTACGGGGCCAACTTCTTCCGCGATTGGAAAACGTGGATCATCCTGTCTTCCTATTCGTGGTCAAATGGCAGCGGCCCGTTCAACAAAGAAATGAATCAGTTTACGTGGAATGACCAATACGGGGTGGAGACACTCAGCATGCTCCAACGGATGATGTTTACAGATGGGTCGCATCCGAAGGCGGGTGAGCAGGTCAGCTTTGAATCAGGCAAAATTGGCATGTTCTTTGACGTGTACAGCTACGTTTCGAAGGCACGGACGATCAAGGACTTCAAGTGGGACATTGCTCCAATGCCAGCGGGTTCAAAAGGCTCGGCACCGATGCTCGGTCAGGCAGGGTATTCGATTTTCAAAGGAACGAAGCATTTGGAGGAGACCAAGCTATTCCTCAAGTTCCTCGCGAGTGAGCAGGGTGTCCAGGAGACCTCGACTTACTTTGTACCGCCGCGCTTGTCTGTACTGAATTCCGATCCGTTTTTGAATGTTCCAGGCAACCCTGACCCTGCACACATCAAGCAGGCGGTTATCGATGAAATGCCTAAGGCACACCTGCAGCCAGGCCATGTGGATTGGCAAAAAATCGACACGACGATACTGGCTGGTTTTGATCAATTATTCGGTCAAACGGCACAGCCTGCGGATATCGTGAAGTCGCTGGAAAAGAAAGTAAATCCGATCTTGAAAAAGTAA
- a CDS encoding FAD-dependent oxidoreductase: MDRVVEADVVVVGGGPAGISAALASGRLGAKTILIERYGFLGGMSTIALVYPWMTFHTEKGEQVIKGIAQEIVDRLQEKGGSPGHLQDTVGFVSTVTPYHPEIYKLVAVEMLKEAGVKLFVHSFVDQVKVEGTAITSVTLTSKSGKYEIKAKVFVDATGDADIAYLSGAPTSKGREADGLTQPMTMKFRMRGVDLEQVKQYMLDHPDEFYNKTPFAQLPSIPLTGVQGFYTHWKMSGVPINRDQVLFFTGPESDEVLINCTRVQGLDGTDVEDLTEAEEEGRRQVLLMSEFLKNKVPGFAKASVSAVGTQIGIRETRRIVGEYSLTIEDVVAGRRFPDVIARSGYPVDIHDPSGKGVAAADIEGEGAYDIPYRCLIPPSIDNLLAAGRCISTTHEALATTRLTPSCMATGQAAGTAAAIAFHDKTIPRLIHVAKLQEQLRLANAVLD, from the coding sequence ATGGATCGAGTAGTGGAAGCAGATGTAGTCGTGGTAGGCGGGGGACCGGCAGGAATCAGTGCCGCTCTCGCCAGCGGACGATTGGGAGCCAAAACGATCCTGATCGAGCGTTACGGCTTTCTCGGAGGGATGTCGACGATTGCGCTCGTTTATCCGTGGATGACGTTTCATACGGAGAAAGGCGAGCAAGTCATCAAAGGAATTGCACAGGAAATCGTCGACCGCTTGCAAGAAAAGGGGGGATCGCCTGGACATTTGCAAGATACGGTAGGATTCGTCAGCACAGTCACGCCGTATCATCCGGAAATTTACAAGCTGGTCGCTGTGGAAATGCTCAAGGAAGCGGGCGTCAAGCTGTTTGTCCATAGCTTTGTCGATCAGGTGAAGGTAGAGGGGACAGCGATTACTTCTGTTACGCTCACCAGTAAATCAGGCAAGTATGAGATCAAGGCCAAGGTGTTCGTTGATGCGACAGGAGATGCAGATATCGCTTATTTATCGGGAGCGCCGACGAGTAAAGGGCGAGAGGCAGATGGGCTGACACAGCCGATGACCATGAAATTTCGCATGCGCGGCGTCGATCTGGAGCAGGTGAAGCAGTACATGCTTGATCATCCAGACGAGTTTTATAACAAGACGCCGTTTGCGCAGTTGCCGTCCATTCCACTGACGGGTGTCCAAGGCTTTTATACGCATTGGAAGATGTCAGGTGTTCCGATTAATCGGGATCAAGTTCTGTTTTTCACAGGGCCTGAAAGCGATGAAGTTCTGATCAATTGCACGCGGGTGCAGGGGCTGGATGGAACAGATGTCGAGGATTTGACGGAAGCGGAGGAAGAAGGGAGACGTCAAGTGCTATTGATGTCTGAATTTTTGAAAAACAAAGTTCCGGGTTTTGCGAAAGCATCCGTCTCCGCAGTTGGAACGCAAATTGGAATCCGTGAGACGCGCAGAATCGTCGGGGAGTACAGCTTGACGATTGAAGACGTGGTCGCGGGCAGGCGTTTTCCGGATGTCATTGCACGAAGCGGCTATCCGGTTGACATTCACGATCCTTCTGGCAAAGGCGTAGCGGCAGCAGATATTGAAGGAGAAGGCGCTTATGACATTCCGTATCGATGCCTGATCCCTCCGTCCATTGACAACTTGCTTGCGGCGGGGCGTTGTATCTCTACGACACATGAGGCGCTGGCTACGACCAGGCTTACCCCGAGTTGTATGGCTACAGGGCAAGCAGCAGGTACAGCAGCGGCCATCGCATTTCACGACAAGACCATTCCGCGTTTGATTCACGTGGCAAAATTACAGGAACAATTGCGTCTAGCGAATGCCGTCCTCGATTAA
- a CDS encoding GNAT family N-acetyltransferase — MIRQAQSTDKETIVTMIGEGMLWRTEEIVDIVEEATVYIWEEDDQIIGCSTYDLNSSGEDGTVEIYVYTRPDHRKRGVGSRLFDKLWLELQQHEEKPRSVMATYRVDHGQGADFFAKRGFASIWGHHLMKYTGEIGPAPTLDVRKFTESDMDMYIQSQSDAYYEVRKGIDLQPYRLADYPEKTMNAWKNWLLGEMREDIYLFEHEGVFVGSLIITGHGEVYDVFVDPMHQGKGYGKELVHFFVNRTLEKGLKPYLVTGTHNEPAIALYERTGFQTFQTTTTAKRDFA, encoded by the coding sequence ATGATACGACAAGCACAATCAACTGACAAAGAGACAATCGTGACGATGATCGGCGAAGGCATGCTTTGGAGGACCGAAGAGATTGTTGATATCGTGGAAGAAGCTACGGTTTACATCTGGGAGGAAGATGATCAAATCATTGGCTGTAGCACATATGATTTGAACTCCTCCGGCGAAGACGGGACAGTAGAAATATACGTCTATACAAGACCAGACCATCGAAAGCGAGGAGTCGGTTCCCGGCTGTTCGATAAGCTTTGGCTGGAACTGCAACAGCACGAGGAGAAGCCGAGGTCAGTCATGGCTACCTATCGGGTAGACCACGGGCAGGGTGCTGATTTTTTTGCCAAGAGAGGTTTCGCTTCTATCTGGGGACATCATCTGATGAAATACACAGGAGAGATCGGGCCTGCGCCGACACTCGACGTACGAAAATTCACCGAGTCCGATATGGATATGTACATCCAATCGCAGAGTGACGCTTACTATGAGGTGCGCAAAGGCATCGATCTTCAGCCATACCGTTTGGCGGATTATCCTGAGAAAACGATGAACGCATGGAAAAACTGGCTGCTGGGTGAGATGAGAGAGGACATTTATTTGTTCGAGCATGAGGGAGTATTCGTAGGGTCCTTGATCATCACAGGACATGGCGAGGTTTACGATGTGTTCGTAGATCCCATGCATCAAGGCAAAGGCTATGGTAAAGAGCTTGTCCACTTTTTTGTGAACCGGACGCTGGAAAAGGGCTTGAAGCCCTATCTCGTCACAGGTACTCACAACGAACCTGCGATTGCATTGTACGAACGGACAGGCTTCCAGACGTTTCAGACGACCACGACAGCGAAGAGAGACTTTGCGTAA
- a CDS encoding 3'-5' exonuclease — protein sequence MQIIVFDLETTLTYQRDKIPEIIEIGAAKVVPGKNGVEVDTFQRYTFPAIERRITERTRKFIGLDKENMPTFIPFRRAFAEFMKWIGNDSEYYLCTWGQDDKRLMIEHCARFGLDFNWMRNYNDIQPPISMLLADRKQMSLKEAIDTAGIIQEGRLHSALVDAIHTAHLLIKYNKTVQLKENTPEENYNLSSSLYITCRSCKKSKYYTAFGRKSRRCEACLQHRKKLEKAAEAATVQQS from the coding sequence TTGCAGATCATTGTTTTTGACCTTGAAACGACACTGACTTATCAGAGAGACAAGATCCCGGAAATTATTGAGATCGGAGCGGCAAAAGTCGTACCCGGAAAAAATGGCGTGGAGGTCGACACATTCCAGCGATACACCTTTCCAGCCATTGAGCGCAGAATTACAGAGAGAACGCGCAAATTCATCGGTCTCGATAAAGAGAACATGCCAACCTTTATCCCGTTTCGCCGGGCATTCGCAGAATTTATGAAGTGGATCGGCAACGATTCTGAATACTACCTGTGCACATGGGGGCAAGACGACAAGCGTCTGATGATCGAGCATTGTGCGCGGTTTGGCTTGGACTTCAACTGGATGCGCAATTACAACGACATCCAGCCGCCAATTAGCATGCTTTTGGCTGATCGCAAACAGATGAGTCTGAAAGAAGCGATCGACACGGCAGGAATCATCCAGGAGGGCAGGCTGCACTCCGCCTTGGTTGATGCCATCCACACAGCTCATTTGCTCATCAAATACAACAAGACGGTACAGTTGAAAGAAAACACGCCAGAAGAGAACTACAATTTGTCGAGCTCGTTGTACATTACGTGCCGATCCTGCAAAAAAAGCAAATACTACACGGCTTTCGGGCGAAAAAGTAGAAGATGCGAGGCTTGCTTGCAACATCGCAAGAAGTTGGAAAAAGCCGCAGAAGCAGCAACCGTCCAACAGAGCTAA
- a CDS encoding carbohydrate ABC transporter permease: MESKLNVPLSPDKRTSGTRKKSFNREANLTGWLFISPMAIGFVVLLLGPLLLALYMSFTDWPLLGEAEFIGLENYRAIFQDAEFWTVVGNTFTFSAGLVPLNIVLALGLALLLVRKLPGIGIFRTAIFVPVMTSLIVWAIVWKYLFATDTGFINQILQMFGITGPSWLYNPKLAMPVVIVTSVLKNVGLNMVLFIAALQQVPVHLYEAARIDGASRTRQLFQITIPMISPTVFLTTLLTIIGSLKVFGQIYVMTQGGPDNSTKVLVYYIWERAFKNFEFGYASALAFVLFFIILVFTLLQWQFRKRWVFHEE; this comes from the coding sequence ATGGAGAGCAAGTTGAATGTCCCGCTCTCTCCTGACAAGAGAACAAGTGGCACAAGGAAAAAATCCTTCAACCGGGAAGCGAATCTGACAGGATGGCTGTTTATAAGTCCGATGGCCATCGGGTTTGTGGTGCTGTTGCTTGGTCCGCTTTTGCTCGCGCTGTACATGAGCTTTACGGATTGGCCGTTACTAGGGGAAGCTGAATTTATTGGATTGGAAAATTACAGAGCGATCTTTCAGGATGCCGAATTTTGGACGGTCGTGGGCAATACCTTTACGTTCTCTGCTGGTCTCGTCCCCCTGAATATCGTGTTGGCGCTGGGGTTGGCCTTACTGCTCGTGCGCAAGCTGCCAGGGATCGGGATTTTCCGCACAGCCATTTTTGTGCCGGTCATGACATCGCTGATCGTCTGGGCGATTGTGTGGAAGTATTTGTTTGCGACAGACACAGGGTTTATCAATCAAATCTTGCAGATGTTCGGGATTACAGGCCCTTCATGGCTTTACAATCCAAAGCTGGCGATGCCAGTGGTGATCGTGACGAGTGTCCTGAAAAATGTGGGCTTGAACATGGTGCTGTTCATCGCTGCTTTACAGCAGGTGCCCGTTCACTTATACGAGGCGGCGCGCATTGATGGAGCCAGTCGGACGCGTCAATTGTTTCAAATTACGATCCCAATGATCAGTCCGACGGTTTTTTTAACTACGTTGTTGACGATCATCGGCTCGCTCAAGGTGTTTGGGCAAATTTACGTCATGACCCAGGGTGGGCCAGATAACAGTACAAAGGTGCTCGTCTATTACATATGGGAGCGTGCCTTCAAAAACTTTGAATTCGGTTATGCGTCTGCACTTGCCTTTGTGCTGTTCTTTATCATTTTAGTGTTTACGCTCTTGCAGTGGCAGTTTAGAAAAAGGTGGGTGTTCCATGAAGAGTAA
- a CDS encoding GNAT family N-acetyltransferase, which yields MSFGPQELIKRCLETHNQLFLIAEVDGRIVGNLTFRGGIRSRTQHVGEFGISVLKEFWGSGIGRLLLESLLEWAKQSKVIRKINLKVRSDNDSAIRLYRKLGFKEFGTVTREFLIEDTFYDCLYMGIEID from the coding sequence TTGTCATTTGGACCGCAAGAATTGATCAAAAGATGTCTAGAAACTCATAATCAACTGTTTTTAATTGCAGAAGTGGACGGGAGAATTGTGGGGAACCTGACTTTTCGAGGGGGTATCCGATCGAGAACGCAGCATGTAGGTGAATTTGGGATTAGCGTTTTGAAAGAGTTTTGGGGATCAGGGATTGGGAGACTTCTACTGGAATCACTGCTGGAATGGGCCAAGCAATCAAAGGTGATACGAAAAATCAATCTGAAAGTCCGTTCAGACAACGATTCTGCTATTCGCTTGTACAGAAAGCTAGGCTTCAAGGAATTCGGTACGGTGACGAGAGAATTTTTGATAGAGGATACATTTTACGATTGTCTCTACATGGGCATCGAAATAGACTGA